One Takifugu rubripes chromosome 2, fTakRub1.2, whole genome shotgun sequence genomic region harbors:
- the c9orf72 gene encoding guanine nucleotide exchange C9orf72 homolog translates to MSSGGPPQSPAVAKMEVALEGECPLLAATFAYWDNILGPRVHHIWAPKCDHLVFLSDGEVTFLANHTLNGEILRSAECGAVDVKFFVLAEKGVIIVSLIFDGELKGDKNTCALSVILPQTELAFYLPLHNICVERLKHVIRKGRIWMQKGYNIISVLSLEIIPIMELLASMKTHSVPEDIDIKDTVLNDDDIGDSCHEDFLHKAISSHLQTCGCSIVVGSNPEKINKIVRTLCLFLTPTERRCSRLCRAEASFRYDTGLFVQGLLKDSTGSFVLPFRQVLYSTYPTTHIDVDVNTVKQMPPCHEHVYNQRRYMRSELSALWKTDSEEDIPPDTIIHTSETFTPDLNIFQDVAHRDTLVKSFIDEVFMLKPGLSLRSTFLAQFLLLLHRKALTLLKYIEDDTQKGQKSFRSLRNLKTDLDLTVEGDLNIVMAFAEKLRGGLHSFVFGKPFYTSVQERDALLSF, encoded by the exons ATGTCTTCCGGGGGCCCACCTCAGTCTCCTGCGGTGGCCAAAATGGAGGTGGCCCTTGAAGGGGAATGCCCGCTGCTGGCTGCCACCTTTGCCTACTGGGACAACATCCTGGGTCCAAGGGTGCACCACATCTGGGCCCCAAAGTGTGATCATCTGGTGTTCCTCAGTGATGGAGAAGTCACATTTTTGGCCAATCACACTCTTAACGGGGAGATTTTGCGTAGCGCTGAGTGCGGCGCCGTGGATGTGAAATTCTTTGTCCTGGCAGAAAAAGGCGTCATCATCGTGTCTTTGATATTTGATGGTGAGCTGAAGGGGGACAAAAACACATGTGCCCTGTCTGTCATCCTGCCGCAGACGGAGCTGGCCTTTTATCTGCCGCTGCACAACATCTGTGTGGAGAGGCTCAAGCACGTCATCCGCAAGGGACGCATTTGGATGCAGAAG GGCTACAACATCATTTCAGTGTTGAGCTTGGAGATTATCCCCATCATGGAGTTATTGGCGTCCATGAAGACCCACAGCGTGCCAGAAGACATCGAT ATAAAAGACACTGTGCTAAATGATGATGACATTGGAGATAGCTGCCATGAGGATTTCCTTCACAA GGCCATCAGCTCCCATCTGCAGACATGCGGCTGTTCCATCGTGGTGGGAAGCAATCCggagaaaataaataag ATTGTGCGGaccctctgcctcttcctcacccccacCGAGAGGAGGTGCTCCCGCCTGTGTCGAGCCGAGGCGTCCTTCAGATATGACACTGGCCTGTTTGTGCAGGGCCTCCTTAAG GACTCCACAGGCAGCTTTGTTCTGCCCTTCCGCCAGGTGCTTTACTCCACTTACCCCACCACGCACATCGATGTTGACGTCAACACGGTCAAGCAGATGCCTCCGTGCCACGAGCACGTCTACAACCAGCGCCGGTACATGCGGTCCGAGCTCAGTGCGCTCTGGAAGAcggacagtgaggaggacatcCCCCCCGACACGATCATCCACACCAGCGAAACCTTCACTCCTGACCT GAATATATTTCAAGATGttgcacacagagacactttGGTCAAGTCGTTTATAGATGAG GTGTTCATGCTGAAGCCCGGCTTGTCCCTTCGGAGCACCTTCCTGGCCCagttcctgttgctgctccacaGAAAGGCCCTCACACTGCTCAAGTACATCGAAGATGACAC GCAAAAAGGGCAGAAGTCCTTTCGATCTCTGCGGAATTTGAAGACGGACCTGGATCTGACAGTGGAAGGAGACTTGAACATCGTCATGGCCTTCGCGGAGAAGCTGAGGGGGGGGCTGCACTCGTTTGTGTTCGGGAAGCCGTTCTACACCAGCGTACAGGAGCGAGACGCACTCCTGAGCTTCTGA
- the LOC115247091 gene encoding leucine-rich repeat and immunoglobulin-like domain-containing nogo receptor-interacting protein 2 gives MTEGNVGKKDMRHTAQNHCHLFLGGALLLLLLNHVQSCPSRCDCSAQSKSVSCHRKRLPAIPEGIPIETRVLDLSKNKLRIITPDNFSSFQQLEDLDLSDNLISVVEPSSFRFQVALRALNFRSNLIQLIPVGVLSGLTNLSRLDLSHNRLVVLLDHAFQDLRKLTKLEVGDNELVFISQRAFTGLLGLQSLTLERSNLTVVPTDALGHLHSLVELHMRYLSIGFLKPYSFKKLFLLRHLDIDNWPLLETLPPYSLHGLNLTSLFITNTNLTTFPGAALRSLPYLTHLNLSYCHIQYIHQGELGQLPHLLDLRLQGAHLVSIEPSAFVGLKSLQLLDVSQNRLDSLEREVFASPQSLRRLCLGGNPLVCDCRLLWLLNSHKPLSLKLLDEQPQCSAPEHLVGKTLRDLKEPLVSRYMTCTKPRIGPNTTQSLMTDEGQPAHLSCMAEGAPRPSVFWITPHRRHITAKSSGRVEVQPDGTLEIKTAELHDSGVYYCIASNPAGNASLSASLAVKSSGIADRAHYTNRSSNYLTDSNSTRGNGTVLYNMTVPIDIKTIIISTAMGCLSFLGVVIFCFLLLFAWSRGKGRHKNNFDIEYVPRKSNGTVAEVTETSGPRRVNMKMI, from the coding sequence ATGACGGAGGGCAACGTGGGTAAAAAAGACATGAGACACACAGCCCAGAACCACTGCCACCTCTTCTTGGGCGGGGCCTTGCTTCTACTCCTGCTCAACCATGTCCAGAGCTGCCCTTCCCGTTGCGACTGCTCGGCCCAAAGCAAGTCAGTTAGCTGCCACCGCAAGCGCCTGCCTGCGATTCCCGAAGGCATCCCCATTGAGACACGGGTCCTGGACCTCAGCAAGAACAAACTGCGCATCATAACACCAGACAACTTCTCTTCAtttcagcagctggaagacTTGGATCTTAGCGACAACCTCATCAGTGTAGTCGAGCCGAGTTCCTTTCGTTTCCAAGTGGCTCTGCGTGCACTCAACTTTCGCAGTAATCTGATTCAGCTAATTCCTGTCGGTGTACTGTCCGGACTGACCAATCTCAGTCGcctggacctgagccacaaTCGACTGGTGGTTCTCCTGGATCACGCCTTCCAGGATCTGAGAAAGCTGACAAAGCTCGAGGTGGGTGATAACGAACTTGTTTTCATCTCTCAGCGGGCGTTCACTGGGTTACTTGGACTGCAAAGTCTGACCCTGGAACGTTCCAATCTCACCGTGGTCCCCACCGATGCGCTGGGACATCTGCACAGCCTGGTCGAGCTGCACATGCGCTACTTAAGCATTGGTTTTCTAAAGCCGTACTCATTTAAGAAGCTGTTCCTTCTTCGGCATCTTGACATTGATAACTGGCCCTTGTTAGAGACTCTGCCTCCATACTCACTACATGGCCTCAACCTGACATCACTCTTCATAACCAACACCAACTTGACTACCTTTCCTGGTGCAGCTCTGCGCAGTCTGCCCTACCTCACACATCTTAACCTGTCTTACTGCCACATCCAGTATATCCATCAGGGGGAACTAGGCCAACTGCCACATTTGCTAGACCTTCGCCTTCAAGGGGCTCATCTAGTTTCTATTGAGCCCTCTGCATTTGTTGGCCTGAAATCTTTGCAACTTTTAGATGTTTCACAGAACCGACTGGACTCCTTGGAGAGGGAAGTGTTTGCCTCTCCACAGAGCCTTCGGAGGTTGTGTCTGGGTGGAAACCCGTTGGTCTGCGACTGCCGATTGCTGTGGCTGCTCAACAGCCACAAGCCACTCTCGCTGAAGCTTTTAGATGAGCAACCTCAGTGCAGCGCACCCGAGCACCTCGTGGGGAAGACTCTTCGTGACCTCAAGGAGCCTTTGGTGTCTAGGTACATGACCTGCACAAAGCCACGGATAGGACCCAATACAACACAATCGCTGATGACGGATGAAGGACAGCCCGCCCACCTGAGCTGCATGGCCGAGGGAGCACCCCGTCCATCAGTGTTCTGGATCACACCTCATAGACGTCACATCACAGCAAAGAGCAGTGGCAGGGTAGAAGTCCAACCGGATGGCACCCTGGAAATCAAAACAGCAGAGCTGCATGACAGCGGGGTGTACTATTGCATTGCTAGCAACCCTGCTGGCAATGCAAGCCTGTCAGCTTCGTTAGCTGTTAAGAGCTCAGGCATTGCAGACAGAGCTCACTATACCAATAGGAGCTCAAATTACCTGACAGACTCCAACAGCACAAGGGGGAACGGGACTGTACTGTACAACATGACAGTTCCTATTGATATTAAGACCATCATCATATCTACAGCCATGGGCTGCCTGTCCTTTTTAGGTGTGGTCAtcttctgcttcctgcttcttttTGCCTGGAGTAGAGGAAAAGGACGTCACAAAAACAACTTTGACATCGAATACGTCCCTCGTAAGTCTAACGGCACCGTAGCGGAGGTGACGGAAACAAGCGGCCCAAGACGGGTCAACATGAAAATGATCTGA